Part of the Acipenser ruthenus chromosome 37, fAciRut3.2 maternal haplotype, whole genome shotgun sequence genome is shown below.
AATTTGTCTGCTGTCACCACTGACAACCAGTGAAGCACCCACAGCACTCAGACAGCCTTTCAGCCgaagagagaaagggggagacaATGCTGCTGTTCGACACAGACACTGTTCTATCTCTTGGGGGgcgagggagggaggaagcagttcagtctccatgcctcaagcctgccctggactggaggaagcaccctttctcttagaggggtgagggagggagcagttcagtctccatgcctcaagcctcccctggactggagggagcaccctttctcttagggggtgagggagggagcagttcagtctccatgcctcaagacTCCCCTGGactagagggagcaccctttctcttaggaggggAGAAGGTAGTACAGCATCAGTGCTCACTCAGTCCCTGgcctcacagagagagagagagggtgggacTGCCAGCTAAGGTGCACATTAGCTCTATTGAGATGATGGTTTCTGTGATGTGGACAAATTGCCATCATTACACTATCAGTGTTTCCATCTTCCACAACATTATACAAGATAAACGAGCATTCTGCTCTCTCGGAATGTtgaatcatttaaaatgtgtaggAGTGTTTACATCGCTGGCGCGCTTTGGATGCAATATTGGTTTATTCATAAGTGTATTAAAACAAGGCCAAGTGCCTCCTATCCCATCATCTAATCCTCCTACCTGTATTCTTTTCTGCAAAACAAGAGTGTATCCCAATAAGGAAAGAAATACAGATCTGTTCAGTGTTTATATATTAGGCCTTATGTTAAACATTTACTATAGTTtgccatgtatttttttaaacatacctctctgggctttacataTATAACTTGCttcactctgctatgcttttactatgatacacttttataaggtctgtactgtgctgtacttaAGTTTTGCCCCACCTTTGTGTAGTTTTTAGCAGACCCACAAGGAAGGAGTTGCGTCAAATGATACCCTTCAACGTGCCTCCAGTCCTGTTCGTTTGCATCTGCAGCTGAGCAAGATCACAAACCAGTTTAAACTGGGAGAGCCCCAGTGAATCAGCATTAACGACGTGGCTAGGTTACCTCACCGAGAAGGGTCTTCTACCCTCTGTTCTTAGTCTCTCCACcgagggttaactttgtcagctccttttaagattttaaagacatcCATTCTCATCCAGCTCTCCATTGCAGGACTCAGCCCTGTTTGGAGAGCTCTCTACCCTGAGTTCTGCTTCTGCATCATGACTCAACAAGAACCATCACATGCCAGCCGGCTACAGATTGCAGCTCCTGCGCTCTACTGGGCTGATTCCTGTGCACCTGCTGCCTGTCTGTGAAGAGCAGGGAGCACAGAGTCGGGCGCATGATCGATTGCCTTAATAAACCAAGTCCCTTGTTCCAGCTCACACTCTTTACAAAGGTAAATTCTCATTAAAACCAAATAAGCCTTCCAGGGAGAGAGATCGGGACAGAAGCACCCTGCATTGCCCACAAGTAGCACTGAGCAACGATCTACACCCATTATACTCCCCTTCAGGGTGTAAATATTTTACCAAATGACAGCACCTTTTGGGGGAAATTACAACAAATGCCCCAGTCCCCCTCTTTACCAGGGTAAATACCCCAACTTTGATGCCATCCTTTTTGAGGTAAATCGCCCCAGTCTCTAACCTGAACACTGATCCACCCCTGTCAGTGATGTTGGAATACCCCTGGTAAATGACCCCAGCCCGATTCTCCCCTTGCAGAATACCCCTGTTAAATGACCCCAATAGAGTGtggcagaggagagagagagagagagagagagagagagagagagagagagagagagagagagagagagagagagagagagagagagagagggagggagagagagagagagagagatagagaggaaatGTACCTAAGAGTGCCTTTGTGACAAACAATGGCACTGTATCCTCAGCCTGGGAACAATGCCTATCGTGCAGCAGCATATTGCCAAGGCAGAGGCCGGAGAGATGAAGGGAGGCAGGGCTGTGTGAACAGGCTAATTAGAAAAGCAGGATTAACGAGTCCATCTCTCCAGAGCCAGGGTTCTGAAAGGACAGCCTTTTGTTGGCTGGACAAAATAACAATATGCAGTGTTGAGGAAAGCGATGTCTTCTGGCAGGTAATGCTGGAGGAGAATGCACTGAGCCTGCCTCACTGAATAGGCATGTCTGTCACTGCTATCTGCACGCAGAAACGCAGTCCATTCCTCCTGCTCAGCGGTGCTCAGTGAACTCAAATGAACACTTTATTATGTGCAATATTTATTAACAATTCTTAGTTAGCGAGGTTAGCTTTCCCtgcttttttaaacatgtttgcaatattaattcagagtggttctgggtttcCTTAGGCTAGTAGATATTAAAGTCTGTTTCATTGATTTAAAGGATCTCTCTTTAAATACTAATCATGCTGGTGTTTTCCCTCTGTCAGGGTGATTGATCGACCtccttattaattaaaaaaaaaaaaaaaaaaacactacaatgaAAATATTGTAAATTTGAAtgtggtggtattaagatctgctgctgttagaccattaaaataaatgtgccaTTCATTTCCGCAGTTTTGCATCAAAAGAATGAGAGAAGCAGGGATCTCAGCTAGGCAGATCTAAGCAAGGCCTGCACACAGAATGTGGAACTATTTTAAGAAGGTTAGATATTTTGGGAACTGTTCAACTGGGACTCCTCTCTCTGACACTGCTTCAACCTAACTGCATGAGTTCAGAACTCACAAAACTGTTCAGAAGATTGGTCTCAAGGCcagtaatgcattttatttatgaaCAAGAGTAATTACACTGCCAGAATGCTATTGGAACTGCTTCTACCTGAACCCAGTGTTTCATAACATTACAAAAGAGAGGCAAGCTTCACACTGCTGCAAACAGCACCAATCAGGAGGAAGAAAACAAGGGAAAAAACAGCTACAGATTTAATATGCGGTAAGACTGTGGaattcattgtatttatcttgctcttaattgtattattacttgtactgtgatacttgaaatgtgtttgcttacgattgtaagtcgccctggataagggcgtctgctaagaaataaataataataataataattcatatatataGCAGTTTAGAGCAGAATTCATTAAGATTGTTTCTTTTTGTGAAAAAGGTTTCTTCCTGGAGGGGGAATAAAAAGAGCGTTCGCAAGGTCATGAGATCCAAGCGCTCAGCGTAGTTTCTGGAGAAGCTTCCTATTCAGTTAATTGTTTGGGATAATGCCTTTTCTGTCTGCAGCCAATACCGTAAACGGAATTAATAAGAAGAGAATTGGGAAACCCCATCGGAGATGCTGAACAGCCAACAAGATTGCCAGATATCGTTCTCCTTTTCAAAAGCAGGAGTACATTACACAACTAGAGTACATTACAAGACTAGAGCACTTTCATACCACACTCGGCACATCACAGACTGGAGTACATTACAGACTAGAGCACATTCATACCACACTCGGCACGTCACATTCTGGAGTACATTACAGACTAGAGCACATTCATACCACACTCGGCACGTCACATTCTGGAGTACATTACAAGACTAGAGCACATTCATACCACACTCGGCACGTCACATTCTGGAGTACATTACAGACTAGAGCACATTCATACCACACTCGGCACGTCACATTCTGGAGTACATTACAGACTAGAGCACATTCATACCACACTCGGCACGTCACATTCTGGAGTACATTACAGACTAGAGCACATTCATACCACACTCGGCACGTCACAGACTGGAGTACATTACAGACTAGAGCACATTCATACCACACTCGGCACGTCACATTCTGGAGTACATTACAGACTAGAGCACATTCATACCACACTCAGCACGTCACATTCTGGAGTACATTACAGACTAGAGCACATTCATATCATACTCCTGTAATAATAAAAGGGATGCACGGCTCTCTCATCAGCTGCCCCTATCACTCAAGCCTCCATCACATTCTGTACGATGCGTTTCAGCTGATTTAAGGCTTCATATGATCACTGAATGCAATTATGTAAATGATCAAATTGTAATTTCCCCTAAACCCAGAGATATGGCTCATCCATCTCTGGGAAATAAGCCTCCTATCATGTCCTGGCAGTGATTTTTACAGCTGTTATTCTGTCATAATAGTCCAGAGAGCTCCACGGTTAGGGGCTAAGGGTCCTCCACTGCTATTAAATGCAGGGGCTGCCCCTGTTCAAAcagaacttcaaacactcaatcagaagATGCCTGAAGCCTTCAGTGCAAGAACTTGATGACTCCCTCTTTCTGACATCAGGgggaaaaaatatgaaaatatatgctTCTGTGTAGGAATTTTAGACTGTGTCCTACACTGCCGTTGCAGATTCTGTCTCCTGTTGGTGAGATGACATGAGGTTAAGAGCTCtgtaaccacaaatgcagatgagtCCGGCTCTTTTGCATAATGATTAAGACGCTTTCTAGCGCCCAGCCTCCATCCTGTTACACCAACTTTACAATGCCATCCCTAACAAAGTAATTGCAGCTAATGAcacagttccatacattttctctggCATACACATCTATTCAAACATataaattgtccccaccccttcagtgcttcttttctgtcaataaccaatcagcttcttTCCTTATTGACTGACATTGTTTGCATACATTgacccagaaaacactgcaggtgtGAAATCACCAAAGGAGTACAGCAGGAAAAGCTGTGGCCAgcagttttgcatccccctatagaatgcatccatgttgcttcataaaatcaaatgaaacctgctgaatatgtgaacatattgaatgacatgcTGCTTTATagttccatatacttaatgaaaaactgacaaaaattgaaaaatgtgacattttaaaatctaaaataattttgtctcaatcataaaattttAGCTGATGAAAAACTTTAGCTGTACTTCTGAGCCTCCAAGCCCCCCCTAAAAATCAGCTAGAATTCAGTTCAGTGAAAGCGATAAGTTAAAAGCAGAGCAGGTTCTTAGAAATGGTATTACGGTTTCTCATACCGCAGGAGAAACATAAAAAGGGACCATGCTGCTCATCTGTAGCAGTCAGTTTAAGATTATGCCTGGAGGACTCGGAGACAGTAACCTAGCAATTCAACCTTGGACTCAGACAGACATTTTAAAAGCTGACATCTCGCCCGACGGCCATCTGTAAATGTTGCTGCAGCTGCGTAAAAGGAAAACGCTTGTTTCTAGATATTGAAAGCCCTGTCTGGCAGGTTCAACAGCAGCCACATTAGCGATGGTTCTCCATCTCTCAGAATCAAAAGCACATTGCAATAGCCAAGCTCACATCAGTCTTGAGAAACACTGACAGGGTGTTCCAGAATTCAAACGCCCAAGAGAGATGCCACTACTTACAGGTACAGATCCCTGCCCGCGGCTTTCATCTTTTATGGACATGGAAAAATGTTGAGCATCAACGTGATCAATCGTAACACTCCAGTACCATTATAACAAAACACTTCAAGTTCTGAGCTATCGGATTAACATCGATCGAACAAAATCTAGAGTACAAAATATATAGTTATCCTGTTCTGCAAGGAGTGCGGGTGTGTGATTCATACACCATGGTGCTGCGTGCTAGTGGTATGCAAGCTTCTTGGGGAAGGAAGATATTTCCAGCGTCTTTATCATTTGGAATATTATTTAATTGCATTCTGTGAGTTCCCCGTAACAAGAGCTCACTATATGAGACACATTCATTTCACTACACAGATCATGCCACGCATGCCACTGTACAACACAATGCTGCACGTCAATCTTGTAAGTGGAAGATGTAATGGTATTTACTTTAATGTAATTAATCAAACTGCAAATAGTTGTACAGAGTTTGGTATTGTGTCTCCATACCAACTTCCATGTAATAATTTGTATTGATTCACCGACAAGCAATAAATTGTTTCAGCTCTGATGGCTGGCCTCATTATTTCACAAGTGCAAGTGTATCAGACAATGCACGGAGGCCTTGAGATTATACTGGAACTGCTGGAGATACGTTGTTAGAACTATCTGTCAAGCACCTGCAACCCAACGGTCTTTGATGTGGCCAtgcttgtgtgtgtttgagtTGGCTTCAttcaaaaaaccccaaaacatgaatacaattagactcccattgcatagcaatttgagaCATTCCAAATGGTCTCTTTTAATGAGCCAAACGGCAGCTGTAGATCTTACAATTGTCCTCCTTAAAACTCTTGTAGATATCATTCTGCCATATTTGTAATGCATGTAGTGATAAAGGGGCAGGAGGTTTAAAACAGCGTTAAAGGCAGAGGTATTTAAACTCACTGCTGTTGATGATTAAGTATTACTGTGACCCTTCATAGCCTGACTGTTCAAATCTGTTGTAAAGCCCAGTTCAAACTACTATGCATCAGGAGCCTGATTTTTAACCCTGAGAAATCCACAGCAAGAAATCCACCTTTCAAAAGTACTGGAAGATTTACCTGTGGTTCCCAGCAGTGGAAATGTGTTTTAGGAGGATGGTGGATCATACCTCGCATTCTCTGGAGCCTGAGATGGTGTAGGTGCAGGGTCCTGTCCCATTGACAAGTACATCCATGGTCTCAGAGTTCGTGGGTTTGTAGTCCACGTAATACTCCTGCAGCGGGGAGCTGAGGGGCCGCTCCGCCTCCCGCGTCTGTTTCCGGCGCTTGCGGACCAGCGAGCGCTGCTGCAGCTGCTTCAGGCTGCTTGGGTAGCGTTTCCACGACACGTAGATCACCAGCAAGATCATCGCCACTGACAAGAAGAGCGCCACGCTGCCTGCAATGATCTTGTGGAAAGAGACATGTTCAAACTCCGACTCGGGGGCTGAGGTCTGGCCGGTGGAGGGCGAGGGGCTGGGAGGAGAGCTGTGGAACTCCCCCTCCCTGGGCAGAGTGGGATGGGGGAGAAACCTGGGTCTGTCTGGGGTCTGTGCAGCAGAGGGTAGTCGTTCGGTGGCTGGGGGTGGGGTCTCTTTACAGATGCTGTAATTGTCCACAGCCTCCATGACCTTCTCCCCCTGCACAAGCTTGGGCCCGGCGCAGATCATAGTGGTCTCCTTGTTCCCTTTGAAGTTCCGCAGCCAGGCCACTAGAGGGCAGAGGCTGGGGTTGCACTCCCAGACGTTGCCGGCCAGGCTGATGGTGGTCAGAGAGATCCAGGCGTTAACGGCCTCCTGGGAGACGTTGCTGAGCTTGTTGGAGTCCAGGTTGAGGGTTTGGAGGTTGGGCAGGCACTGGAACATGCTGGCCTCCACGGCTTGGATGTCGTTCCCAGAGAGGTCAAGCTTCTGCAGGGAACTCCAGGTCCaggagaggccctggctgaggGAGCGGATGCGGTTCCACTGCAGGTAGAGGGCGCGCAGGTTGAAGAGCCGCGGGAAGTGGGCAAAGTTGACCTTGGAGAACTGGTTGTGCTCCAGGTGCAGCTCGGTGAGCTTGAGCAGGCCAGCGAAGGCGTTGCGGGTCAGGCTGCGCAGCCGGTTGTAGCCCAGGTCTAGAAACTCCAGGTTGCGGCAGTCCTGGAACACTCGGATGGGAATGCTCTTGAGGGCGTTGGAGCGCAGGTGCAGGCTCAGCAGCTTCCTCAAACCTCGGAGCTGCTCCGGCTGAAGAGTCTGCAGCTTGTTGTAGGACAGGTCGAGGTTGCGCAGGTTGGGCACGGTGTGGAAGGTGCGGTTGCTCAGCTGGGAGATCTTGTTGGAGCTCAGGATCAGCTCTTTGAGTCTGCGGGTGCCCTGGAAGGCGTCTCCGTCTACGACAGTGATGTAGTTGTGGTCCAGGTACAGCCAGATGAGCTGGTGGAGCCCGGAGAAGTGGCCGGCACGCAGCTTCTGCAGGCTGTTGTAGCGCAGGGACAGGCCCTGGCAGCCTGCGGACACGTTGCTTGGAACGTCGCGGAAGGCGTTGGACTCGCAGTACACGATCTTCCCATCGCAGCGGCAACTCTGCGGGCACGGCCGCTCAGCCAGGGACAGAGACACGAGGAGCCAGGCCTGGAGCAGACGCCCAACCCCCACCAGGAAT
Proteins encoded:
- the LOC117397850 gene encoding leucine-rich repeat transmembrane neuronal protein 4-like isoform X1, with amino-acid sequence MGFLVGVGRLLQAWLLVSLSLAERPCPQSCRCDGKIVYCESNAFRDVPSNVSAGCQGLSLRYNSLQKLRAGHFSGLHQLIWLYLDHNYITVVDGDAFQGTRRLKELILSSNKISQLSNRTFHTVPNLRNLDLSYNKLQTLQPEQLRGLRKLLSLHLRSNALKSIPIRVFQDCRNLEFLDLGYNRLRSLTRNAFAGLLKLTELHLEHNQFSKVNFAHFPRLFNLRALYLQWNRIRSLSQGLSWTWSSLQKLDLSGNDIQAVEASMFQCLPNLQTLNLDSNKLSNVSQEAVNAWISLTTISLAGNVWECNPSLCPLVAWLRNFKGNKETTMICAGPKLVQGEKVMEAVDNYSICKETPPPATERLPSAAQTPDRPRFLPHPTLPREGEFHSSPPSPSPSTGQTSAPESEFEHVSFHKIIAGSVALFLSVAMILLVIYVSWKRYPSSLKQLQQRSLVRKRRKQTREAERPLSSPLQEYYVDYKPTNSETMDVLVNGTGPCTYTISGSRECEIPHQVSSLNFYSYEQPIVDYCQAHQPLHLNVGFESAPRRLERGMVQTVPLSLTETRTPPQ
- the LOC117397850 gene encoding leucine-rich repeat transmembrane neuronal protein 4-like isoform X2, yielding MGFLVGVGRLLQAWLLVSLSLAERPCPQSCRCDGKIVYCESNAFRDVPSNVSAGCQGLSLRYNSLQKLRAGHFSGLHQLIWLYLDHNYITVVDGDAFQGTRRLKELILSSNKISQLSNRTFHTVPNLRNLDLSYNKLQTLQPEQLRGLRKLLSLHLRSNALKSIPIRVFQDCRNLEFLDLGYNRLRSLTRNAFAGLLKLTELHLEHNQFSKVNFAHFPRLFNLRALYLQWNRIRSLSQGLSWTWSSLQKLDLSGNDIQAVEASMFQCLPNLQTLNLDSNKLSNVSQEAVNAWISLTTISLAGNVWECNPSLCPLVAWLRNFKGNKETTMICAGPKLVQGEKVMEAVDNYSICKETPPPATERLPSAAQTPDRPRFLPHPTLPREGEFHSSPPSPSPSTGQTSAPESEFEHVSFHKIIAGSVALFLSVAMILLVIYVSWKRYPSSLKQLQQRSLVRKRRKQTREAERPLSSPLQEYYVDYKPTNSETMDVLVNGTGPCTYTISGSRECEV